A portion of the Macrobrachium nipponense isolate FS-2020 chromosome 12, ASM1510439v2, whole genome shotgun sequence genome contains these proteins:
- the LOC135224746 gene encoding splicing regulatory glutamine/lysine-rich protein 1-like, with protein MTQETGLDRRLDRKRLEAQKEDGHRKEDGLRKKQKDWTQEKKKDWIRKKTGHRKKTGLEERNGTQIEEWTQKEDETQKRLELDTERRRTRKKTCWTSERRLDRKEDWTQKKTGTQKEDRTQKETGHRKKTGLRKRKKTGHRKKTGLRKKMDTRKKTGTQRSETGHREDWTQRKNDWTQRRLDQKVRLTQKEDWTKKTGHQKEDWTQKEDWTQRRQDNRKKTWDRKRLDSE; from the exons ATGACGCAAGAGACTGGACTAGACAGAAGACTGGACAGAAAAAGACTGGAGGCTCAGAAAGAAGACGGACACAGAAAAGAAGATGGACTCAGAAAGAAAC AGAAAGACTGgacacaagaaaagaaaaaagactggatcagaaagaagactggacacagaaagaagactggactagAAGAAAGAAACGGGACTCAGATAGAAGaatggacacagaaagaagatgaGACTCAGAAAAGACTGgaactggacacagaaagaagacggACTCGAAAGAAGACTTGCTGGacatcagaaagaagactggacagaaaagaagactggactcaaaAGAAGACtgggactcagaaagaagaccgGACTCAGAAAGaaactggacacagaaagaagacgggactcagaaaaagaaaaaagactggacacagaaagaagactggactcagaaagaagatgGACACAAGAAAGAAGACTGGGACTCAGAGGTCAGAGACTGGACACagagaagactggacacagagaAAGAATGACTGGACTCAGAGAAGACTGGATCAGAAAGTAAGActgactcagaaagaagactggactaaGAAGACTGGacatcagaaagaagactggacacagaaagaagactggacacagagaAGACAAGACAACAGAAAGAAGACGTGGGACAGAAAGAGACTGGACTCAGAATAA